CAGATGGGCGAACTGCGGCGCGACCTCAAGAACGTCGGCGCGCTCGGCTCCGCCCTGAGTGCCTTGAAACCGATGCAGTACGACCCGCTCGAACCCAGCCAGCTCATGGCCGGCTTCGGAACGTACAAAGGCGAATACGCCCTGGCCCTCGGCTGGGCGCACTACGTGAAAGAAGACTTCATGGTCCACGCCGGAGTGTCCGTCACCCACCACGGCGAGTCGATGGCCAACGCCGGCCTGACGTGGAAGATCGGCAGGAAAGCAGACAAGGAACAGATCCCCGAACGTTACCGCAAAGGCCCGATGAGCAGCGTCTACGTGATGCAGAAGGAGAACGCCCAGCTGCAGGCGCAGGTGGCGTCAATGGAGAAGACCAACTCCCATCAGGCCGAGGAGATCGCGGAGATGAAAGCTATGCTTACCCGCGAGATCCATGAACGGGCGGAAATGAAAGCACGCATGGCCGAGCTGGAACGTCTGCTGCGGGCGTCGAAACGGAGATAGCGTTTCGGCTCGACGTTCCGGTCCCCGTATCGGCAATGCAAAGAGAAAGGACCGGCAATGCAGAGAAAAAGGGCGGAGTCTTATTCGCTCCGCCCTTCTTCTTTGTTCGTTTTTTATCTGTTTCTATTTATTTTCTATCAATTTGCCATTTATTCGAGGAGGTTTTATCAGTGAAACGTTTGATGCAGGCGGCAGTTTTATTTCTGACATTCGCTATGTCCGCGGCGGCGTCCGCCACGGAGATCGCCGTGGTGGACACGGAAAAGCTCCTGGTCCAGTCCGAACCCGGCAAGCTGGGACGGGCCCATCTGGAGGCAGTGCAGAAAGTGCTCCAGAAAGGGTATAACGACCTGCGGGCGCTGTACCGCGGCCAGGAGAACACGGCCGAGGCGCAGAACGCGGTCGCGCAGGGACAGGCGGCGCTGGAACGGCAGATGGAAGTGGAACGCGCGGCGGTGACGTCGGTGCTGCAGTCGGAACTGATGGCGTCCGTGGAAACGTGGCGGAAGAAGAATCCGAAGTTCCACGCGGTGATGGCGCGTCAGCTGCTGCTCGACGCGGCGCCCAGGCTGGACGTCACCGACGCCGTGCTGAAGGAGATGAACAGGCGCAGGCCGAAGTTCGCCGCCCTTCCCACGGTGACGGTGAAGAAGCCGGAAGTCCCCGCCAAGGCGGAACAGGCGTCTGCGGAAGCGAAGTAACGGCCGAAACAGGAAAAACGGAACGACAGGATCCCCGAGCGGGGGAGGCGCAAAAAATGCGTCCCCCGATCGGGGATCTTTTCGTCAGGGCTGGCGGGCGGCCGAAGCGGGCTCATACGTGATACGGAAGCGTGCGCAGGAACGCGTCGAGATGCCGTTCGAAGCGGGCGATCATCTTCGTCCGCCCGCTGCCGGGCGATTTGTGGAGGATGAGGAAGCATTCGCGGTCCGGGGGGTTTTCGGCAAAGGCGTGGATCTCGATTTCCTGAGTGTCTCGATAGGCCGCGACGACGGATTCCGGGCACATGGCCCATGTCCCCGGCGCCAGGTAATTCAGCAGCGCCGCCGGCGTGTCGACGTGGACGACGGGATGGGTCGACGGGTTCCACCAGTAATCGTGCCACTGCTGGATGGTTGGGCTCCAGGCGAGATAAATTTCGTCCTGCTTGCGAAGCTGCTGCGGATGAACGGCGTGTTCGTTCCAGGGGCTGCCGGGGCGGCAGATCATGGAGATGGGTTCGCGCAGGACGGAGCGGGTGACGATGTTGACGTAACGGGCGTCGCGAAAGACGAAGCCGACGTCGGCTTCTTTGTTGTCGACCAGGTCGTATATCTCCAGCGACTGCTGGGTGCGCAGGCGCGGAAAATAGCCGAGGCCCGGGAGCCGCTTCAAGAAAGGTCCCAGCACGAAGTTGATCAAACTGTCCGGACTGGCGATGACCAGCGACTGATCCGGTTCCGTGTCCTTTAAGCGGAGGATTTCCTGATAGCTGTTCTCCCACTTTTCCGCCAGTTCGAGAAAGCGCATGCCCTGTGCCGTGATTTCGACGCGGCGGATTCCCTTCTGCCGATCGATCAGTTTGATGCCCAGCTCCTGTTCGAGGCGCAAAAGTCTCTGGCTGATGGCGGACTGCGAGAGCAGCAGCGCCTGCGACGCCTGGGTGATGCTGCGGCTGCTGATGATGGCGCGGAAAAGTTCGATATCGAAAGAGTCCATTCTCCTGTCTCCCCGGGGAATAAATAGTGATTTTATTGATATTAAACATTAAAATTATTCGTTGGACGTTGTAATTAGCCAATGATACCATAAAAAAATAAAAAGATACATGATAATAATATATGAAGGAGGCGTCGGCTTGAAATTCTTCAAGGTAAATGCAACGCAACATCCGGTACCCCGTTGCATTAAATCTGAATTAAAAGGAGCTTGCATTTAGGGCTTGTTTAAAAAACGTCAAAGTTGCCTAAATCGATCCAATCGCTTAAACTTTTCTCATGGAAGAGAGAAGATATGAACTGACCTCCAGCGAGTGGAATCGAATCAAGAGAATGCTGCCGCCCGAACACCCGAAATCAGGTCAACGTGGACGCCCGGCAAAATACGATAACCGCAGGATCATCAATGGGATTCTGTGGCTTGCCAGAAGTGGAGCGCCATGGAGAGATCTTCCGGAGCGTTACGGCAAATGGCAGGCAGTTTACGCACGTTTCAGGCTGTGGAAACAGCGGGGAATATTCGAGGCGATCTTTGCCGCCCTAAGCGCTGATGCCGACATGGAAAATCTCTCTATCGACTCCACGTCCTGCAAAGTACATCAAAGTGCCAACGGGAGAGGGAAAACCCCGGAAGGGGGAAAAAAGGGGCTCAAGCGATTGGCATGTCCAGAGGCGGCAAGAATACGAAAATTCATGCGATAGTAGATGGTTTAGGCAATCCGCTGGCGCTCCTGCTCAGTCCCGGCAATGACCACGATTCCCGCCATGCCGTGTCCTTGCTCGGGCAAGCGGAAATCAGAGGGAGCAACGTCATCGGCGATAAGGCTTACGGTTCGCAAGCCATCAGAGAGTACATTACTTCTCGGGAGGGAAGTTACACTATCCCGCCGAAGAGCGATAATCCCGAACCGTGGTTTATAGATGAGCATGTTTACAAGGAACGACACTTGGTTGAATGTTTCTTTCAGAAAATCAAATGGTTCCGTAGAATTTTCACCCGCTATGACAAACTTGACGCTTCGTTTTTCGCTTTTGTTCTTGTCGCTGCCAGTGTTATTTTATTGAAATAATACAAGCTGAAATGTTTTTTAAACAAGCCCTAGTCTGAATTGATGAAAGACCTTTCTTACGAGACAACAGATCTCGGAAAGGAGTTCATCATCATGAACAAACATTTGACTCTGGCTGAAAGAAAAGCCATTGAAAGCGCCCTCAACCGGCGAGAATCTCTCAGAAGTATTGCCTCAACAGTTCTGAAGTCGCCGAGTACGATCTCCAGAGAGATCAGAAAACATGCAGAGACTGTCTTCAAAGGCTGTTATGGCCGGACAGCAAACTGCTGCCTTCACCGGTATGACTGCTCCGTTACTTCCCTTTGTAACACCTCTCCGAAATGCCGTTCACTGTGTTTCCGGTGCTCAAGATGTAATACGATGTGTCCTGACTTTAAGGAGGAGGTCTGCCCGCAGCTTTCGGTTCCTCCGTATGTCTGTAACGGCTGCCCCAACCGTCACCGCTGCACTTTAAAAAAACGGATCTATTCTGCTAAATCTGCAAATGACTCTTACGAGAAAACTTTGCATGAGGCTCGTGAAGGCTTCAATATCTCCGATGCCGAGCTTGCAGATATTGATTCTTTTTTCTCTCCTCTCATCAAACAGGGGCAGTCTCTCTATCATATTATCCGTAATAATCGAGATACTGTTCCCTGTTCTGAAAGTACCGCCAGACGGCTCCTGCTTTCGGGTATTTTAGAGGCACGGAAAATAGACTTGCCCCGAGCTGTCCGTTTTAAGAAGAGAAAGGGAAAAAGAAATAACATGAAGGTGGATAAAAAATGTCGTGAAGGCCGTACCTACAATGATTTTCTCTCTTTTTCGGAGAAACATCCGGACATGCTTATTACCGAAATCGACAGTGTCGTTGGCACCGCAGGAGGAAAAGTTCTTCTGACTGTCATCTTAAGAAACTGCAACTTTATGCTGGCTTTTTTGAGAGATAAAAATACTGCTCAATCTGTTGAGCAGATTTTTACAATGCTCTTCACTCTTCTGGGCAGGAAACGCTATAAGTCCATGTTTCAGGTCCTTCTTGCTGACAACGGTACAGAGTTTTCCAATCCGACGGCTATCGAAAAAGGTCCGGACGGAGAAAGAAAATCATATATGTTCTATTGCAATCCACAAGCACCGCAGGAAAAACCGAAGGTTGAAAATAATCATACTCTCATTCGAAGGATCCTTCCCAAGGGAACAACTTTCGACAATTTATCCCAAACTGATATCAACCTGATGATGTCTCATATAAACTCATACGGGAGGAAAAAATTTAACGGAAAATCTCCTGCAGAGATCTTTATCAACCTGTATGGCGAGGATGTATTGCATTTACTCGGACTCGAACTTATTCCGCCACAGGATATCTGTTTAAAGCGGACTCTTCTCGCCGGTAAATAACGGCTCCTTTTTAATTTCTTGATTGCATTAACTCTGAACTGAAAATTTTGCTTTCAGTTGAGGATCACTTTTGTATGCACTTTTTTCGGACAATTTCCTCGTAACAGCTTTTCATCCCCTTGAATTTGTTCCGTTAGCGCAATCTTGATCGTTATTATGTGTTCGTAATGACTGCTTGCTGCTTTTGTCCTGTCAAAGTAAATGCAACCCCGTCGCATTTACTTTGACGAGGTTGCATTTACTCTGAAAATTTACCGTCGGATATGTCTTTGAATTTGAACCGGGAGATCGCTGCGATCGTTCCGTCGGCTTCGATGGTGACCATGGCCAAAGCGAAAAGGCTGAAAGCCGTGGATGCGGAGATCGTGGATCTGGCCGGAGGCGAACCGGATTTCGATACGCCGAAGAAGATCTGCGACGAACTGTTCCGTCAGATCAACGCCGGCTATACGCACTACACCGTGGGCAACGGCCTGCCGGAGCTGCGCGAGAAGATTGCGGCCAAGCTCCGTACCGAGAACGGCTGCGCCGGCTATGACGCCGACAGCGTGATCGTCACGCCGGGCGGCAAGTACGCCATTTACGCCGCTGTGCGTGCGCTGGTGAATCCCGGCGACGAGGTCATGTACCTGACGCCGGGCTGGGTGTCGTATCCGGCCATCGCGCAGGCGGCTGCGGCCGTTTCCGTGGCGGTCCCCCTCGACCCCGACGGGGGCTACCGCATCACCGAAGAGGCTCTGGAAGCGAAGGTGACGAGCAAAACGCGCCTGCTCATTGTCAATTATCCCAACAATCCCACCGGCCGGGTGCTGACGCGCCCCGAAGCGGAAATCCTGCGCGGCTTCATGCTCCGCCACCCCGACGTCGTGCTGCTGTCCGACGAGATGTACGACAAGATCCTCTTCGACGGAAACGAGAACATCAGCCCGGCCTCCTGCGCCGACATTGCGCTGCGCGTCGTCACGGTCAACGGTTTTTCCAAATGCGTCGCCATGACGGGCTGGCGCATCGGCTACATGGCGGCTTCTCCCGGGATCGTCAAGGTGGCGGGAAAACTGTTCCAGCACACGATCTCCTGTACGAGCGGCTTCATCCAGAAAGCCGCGGCGATGGCCTTTAAATGCGGCGAGGAGATCGAAGCGATGCGCCGCACATATCAGGAGCGCCGCGACTTTTTTGTCGGCGGGCTGAACGCCGTTCCCGGCGTGCACTGCGAGATGCCTGAGGGGGCTTTTTATGCCTGGACGAAATTCGATCTGCCCGGCATGGATTCGAACCAGGGCGGCGAGTATATCCTGAACAACGCCAAGGTGGTGGGCGTGCCCGGCGTTTCTTATGGGGAAGAAAAGGGCTGCTGGATGCGTTTTTCCTTTGCGACCGACGACGCGCAGCTGCGCCGTGCCGTGGAGAACATCGCGAGAATGATGAAAGGGCTGAGAAAATAACATGAGCACGATTGGCTGTCGGATCCGTACCGATTTTCCCCGTCCGCCCCGTGAACTGGTGGAACTGTTTCGCGGCGTTCCTGTGGCGAACATCGACGACTGCATGAACCGCATGGCCGCCGTCGACGCGGCGATTCGTCCGCTGAACGCGGCGCCGCTGCTGGGCACGGCTTTTACGGTCAAGGTCGCCGAAGGCGACAACCTGATGTTCCACAAGGCCATGGACATGGCCCAGCCCGGCGACGTGTTCATGATCGACGCCGGCGGATGCACGGAACGCTCGATTTTCGGCGAGCTGATGCTGACGTACTGCAAAGTCCGCGGCGTGGCCGGCGTGGTCGTGGACGGCGCGGTGCGCGACGCCGGCGCCATCGCCGGGATGGATCTGCCTGTTTACGCGCGCGGCGTCACGCCCAACGGGCCGTACAAGAACGGCCCCGGCGAGATCAACTATCCCATTTCCCTGGGCGGCATGATCGTCACCCCCGGCGACATCGTGGTGGGCGACGCCGACAGCGTGCTGGTGATCCGCCCCGGCGAGGCCGAGGATCTTGCCAAAGCTGCCCGCGCGGTGGTCGAGAAGGAAGCGACGATCATGGCGGGCATTCTCAGGGGCGAATACCCGCGTCCCTGGGTGGACGCCAAGCTCGGGGAGCTGGGCTGCACGGTCGAATGACTCTTGGCCGTAAAAGAAATCGTCGCGTCCGGATGAACGAAACGGTTTTATCGCAGTTTGCAGAAGGAGGGGTATTATGAACTTTTGGTCCAAGCTGTCCATGTCCCGTAAGATCGTCGTCATGATGTGCGTCGGTATCGCCGCCGGCATTTACTGGGGCCCTGCCGTGACGGTGATCAAGCCTGTCGGCGACCTGTTCCTGCGCCTGCTCAAGATGCTGATCGTGCCGCTGGTGTTCTTCACTCTGGTCGCCGGGGTGACCAGCATGGAGAGCCCCGGGAGCCTGAAAAAGATCGGCGGTTTCATCGTCGCCTTTTACCTTTTGTCTTCTCTCGTTTTTGCCGCTATGGGCACCGGCGTGGCGCTTGCGCTCCGCCCCGGCAGGGGAGCCGAGGGCGTGCTCGGCTCCGTGGTCAAGGAAGTGACGGTCGGCAGGTATTCGGCGATCGACACGATCCTCAACTGGATCCCCGAGAATCCCGTGGCTTCCATGGCCAACATGAACATGATCCAGGTGATTTTCTTCGCGCTGATCACGGGCGTGGCGCTGCTGCACCTGAAAGACAGGGTCCCCGCGGCGATCGCTTTTTTCCGCAACATGGCCGACGTGATGATCAAGATCACCGAGTTCGTCATGGGCTTCGCCCCCTACGGCATCGGCGCGCTGGTCGCCTGCGTGGCGGGCACGATCGGCGGCAAGATGATGACGGCGATCGCCAAGTTCTTCGTCGCCGATTACGCGGCGATCCTAGCGGGCATGTTCGTCGTGTATCCGCTGGCGCTGAAGATCTGGAACGTCCCCGCTCTGCGCTTCTTCAAGCACGTGGCTCCGGCCATGCTGGTGGCCGCCACGACGACTTCCAGCGCCGCGACGCTGCCGATGGAGATGAACATCGCCGAGGAAAAACTCGGCCTCGACGAGAGCGTTTACGGGTTCTCGCTGCCGCTGGGCAACACGATGAACATGAACGGCATGGCCGCCGCTTTCGGCGTGATCGCCGTCTTCGCTTTCGACATCTTCGGCGTGGAGATCACGCCGCTCCGTCTCGTGCAGACCGTTCTGCTGGGGCTCATGCTGGCGGTCGGCGCCGCCGGCGTAAAGGGCGCGGGGATCGTTATGTCCGCCGTGTTCTTCGAGTCGCTGGGGCTGCCGCTTGGCCTCGTCCCCATCCTGGCGGCGATCTGGCCCGTGATCGACATTCCCCATACGACCGGCAACGTCACCGGCGACATGGTCGGCACGATGGCGGCCTGCGCCAGATTCGGCAAGGTGGACTGGAACGTTTTCAACGCCGACGCGTAGAAAACGCCCGGCCGCGCCTTTAGATCTTCGAAAATTCTCTCCGAATGAAAAAAGTTCCCCGCCGGACAGGGCGCGAAGGCGCCGCCGTCCGGCGGGGAACTTTTTTCATTCCTGTGGAAGAGCCGTCTTTTCGGCTTTCGTTCCCGGCTCGCCGGCGCGCAGCCACTGTTCGAGAGCGGCGTCTTCGCTTTTCATGGTCTCGACGAGCATCTGCCCGAGAGCGCTGATGAACTTGGCGGGGCGGGCGCTGCGCGGCGTGACCAGCTCGACGGCGAGCCGGTTTTTGTCCCGGAGCGGGAAGACGCGCAGGCGTTCTCCCGGTTTTTCGCGGCGTTTTTGTCCCTTCAGGCGGTGCAGCTGGCCCCGGGAGCAGATGGTCGCGCAGCCGCACTGCCGGCAGAGGTCGAGCATGATGTCGAAGTTGCTCACCTCGACGTGCAGATTCGGCTTGAGGCCGCTTTTCTGCCAGAGCTCGCGCACGAGCAGCGTCGTCGTGCTCATGTCGTTGCCCTGAACGAAGGGGACGTCGGCGAACGGCGTCAGGTCGGCGCCGCTGCGGCGGAGTTTTGCCGCGGCGGACTCGTCGCAGTCGGGGAACGCGCGGCTCAGCTGCGGTTCGGGAACGACGAGGTAGAGCGGCTCTGCGGCGATCGGCACGAACCGGAACAGCGGGCTGTGTTCGGCGCCGACGCCGACGAACAGGTCGAGCGTGCCCTCGACCGTCATCTTCTGCAGGTCGCGGGTGTCGCGAAGCGCGATCTTCACGTCGACGCGGGGAAAACGGCGCTGGAATTCGGGCATGATCCGGGGGATGAAGATGCGACCGCGCGTGAGGGGGATGCCGAGGCGGACGGTGCCGCGCATGCCCGCGCTGACGTCTTCCATCTCGAGCGCCATGTTCTCTTCCAGCTGGGCGATTCGGCTCAGATAATCCCGGAGCGTCCGGCCTTCGCGCGTCAGTTCGAGCCGGGGACGGCGGTGGAAAAGTTTCACGCCGTACCGCTCTTCGAGCCGGCGGATGTGGTCGCTCAGGCACTGCGGCGTGACGAAGGCCCTTTTGGCGGCGCGGGAAAAACTCAGCTCCTGGGCCGCCAGCAAAAACATTTCCTGTCCTGTGGTCATGACCGTTCTTCCTTTCCCGCGAATGTTCCACGTGGAACATCCGCTCTCGGTTAACGTGCGGCGGAGCTCTGTCCGGCACGCTCCGCGCGTTTTTTACGATGCTACCAGAACGGTCGAACGATGGCAAGTTTTTACTTGTAATAAACGGTGTTAAATATTGTTTTCTTTTAAGACGGATCATTTTATAATCGAAACAAACGATGCGAACGCCTTCGCTCGTTTGCGAAACAAAAAGGGGGGAGCGCAGATGGGGCAATGGAAAGGACGCGACGCGGACGATCCTCAGGAAGCCTATTGGGCGGGGCTGATGAATTCCTGCGGCTATCGCGTCAAGGATCTGCACAAGCCGGTGATCGGCATCGTCAATTCGTACGCTGACGTCAACCCGGGGCATCGGCCGCTGAAAGATCTGGCGAATTTCGTCAAAGAGGGCATCTGGGCCGCGGGCGGCGTCCCCGCCGAGTTCAACGTGCCGGCGCCCTGCGACGGCATGGCCCAGGGCGATGGCATGCACTACATCCTGCCGCAGCGCGATCTGATCGCCGGCAGCGCCGAAGCGATGGTGAACGCGCACGGCTTCGACGGCCTCGTGTTCATGTGCAGCTGCGACAAGATCGTCCCCGGCATGCTCATGGCCGCCGCCTCGCTGAACAAGCCGACGCTGTTTTTGACCTGCGGCAGCATGATGCCGTGGGAGACGCAGGAACGCACCTTCGTCACTCCCGACCTGAAAGAGTCCATCGGCGAACGCGCCGTCGGGGCGATCAGCGAGGAGACCTTCAGCGAATACCGCGAGAAGATCTGCCATTCCTGCGGCACGTGCAGCATGTACGGCACGGCCAACACCATGGGCGTCTTCGCCGAAGCGATCGGCGTCTGCCCGATCGACAGCACCACGATGCTGTTCTGCTCGTCGGGCAAGTACAAACAGGCCCGCGACGTGGGGGAGCGCATCGTCGAACTGACCCGGGAGGGCGTGCGCTTCCGCGACGTCGTCGGCGAAGGCAGCCTGAAAAACGGCCTGCGCCACATCGCCGCCACCGGTGGTTCCACGAACGCCCAGCTGCACGTCTGCGCGCTGGCCAAAGTGATGGGCATCAAGCTGGACATCGGCGACTTCGACGCGATTCAGAGAGACGTGCCCTGCATCGCCAAGTTCAAGCCCTCGTCGAAGTACAACATCTACGACTACTACAAAGCCGGCGGCGTCGGCGCCACGCTCAAGGCCATCGAACGCCACCTCGACCGCGCGGCGAAAATGGCCATGGGCGGCACCATGGGCGATCTGCTCGACCGTTTCAGCCGCGCGGTCGATCCCGCGGTCATCCACAGCGAAAGCGCCCCGCTTTATCCCGACGGCTGTTTCGCCGTGCTTTACGGCAACATCGCCCCCGGCGGCTGCATCGTCAAGAAGAGCGGCGTCGATCCGGAGATGTTTCATCACCGCGGCCCCGCCGTGTGCTTCGAGTCCGAGGAAGAACTGCGCCGCTGCATGATCGACAGGAGCGTCAAGCCCGGCTGCGTGCTGGTGATCAAGTACGAAGGCCCCAAAGGCGGCCCCGGCATGCGCGAAATGTCCATTCCCGCCGCCATGCTCGTCGGCATGGGACTGCACAAGAGCTGCGCGATGATTACCGACGGGCGCTATTCCGGCGCCACCCGCGGCCCCTGCATCGGCCATGTCACGCCCGAAGCCTGGGACGGCGGCCCCATCGCCGCGGTCCAGGACGGCGACATGATCGAAATCGACATCGACCGGCGCAGCATCCATCTCGAAGTCAGCGACGAAGAGATCGCCCGCCGCCTTGAAAACGTCACAAAGCCCGACCATCCCGCCAAAGGCGTGCTGGCCGCTTACCGCAAAATGGTGAACGGCACCGATTCCGGCTGCACGTGGCTGTACTGAGGTCAAGGGTTCGCTTCAAAAAAATTCCCCTGAAATCGGATGAATCCGTTTTCAGGGGAATTTTTATGGAGCTGTCCTATTCTATTCCAGCGTCTTCATGAACTGGCTGATGCCGTCCAGGCCGGCCTTGAGGTACTCGGCGGTGTTGCCGGCGTAGCCGAGGCGGAAGCAGCCGGGCATTTCGAAGCAGTCGCCGGGGGACACGAACACTCCGGTCCGGTCGAAGAGTTTCTGGCAGAAGTCGTACGAGTTCATGTCGAAATCGTAGTAGAGCAGCGTGATCGAGCCGCCCTGCGGCTTCACCCAGGAGATGTGCGGCTCGCTTTGCACCCAGCCCTCGACGACCTGCAGATTGTCGCGGATCACGCGCTGTCCGCGCTCGATCAGAGTGCCGGCGTGTTTCAGCGCCAGCGCGGCGATGGTGTCGTCGAGGTTGCCACAGCTGACGAGGTTGTAGTCGCGGTGCGACAGGCAGGAGGCGACGAAATCGCGGTCGCGGCAGGCGATCCAGCCCATGCGCAGCCCCGGCATGGAGAACACTTTCGAGGTGCTGCTGGTGGAGATGCCTTTTTCGTACAGATCGGCCACCGAATCGATCCATTCGCCGTTCTGCGTCAGGTGCCGGTAGGATTCGTCGCAGAGTAGCCAGGCCCCCGCGGCGCGGGCGATGCCGACGACGCGGCGCAGCGCCTCGTTGGAGATGACGGAGCCGCAGGGATTGTTGGGGTTGATGATGCAGATCATCTTCGTCCCGGGGGCGGCCAGACGTTCCAGTTCGTCGAGATCGGGCTGGAAGCCGTCTTCCTTGCGGAGCTTGAGCCACTTCACGTCGGCGCCATAGCCTTCGGGGATCGAATAGAGCTGCTGATAGGTCGGTACGATGCTGACCACGCGGTCGCCTGGTTCGATGAGCGTGTAGAAGACGTGGTGGTTCGCGCCCGCGGCGCCGTGCGTGGGGACCACGTCCGCGGGCTTCAGCGTGCGGTACAGGCCGCAGACGCCCTGCAGCAGTCCCGGCGAACCGCCGATGTGGCCGTAGGACAGACGGCGCGAGCAGAGCTCCCCGAGAAACGCTTC
This sequence is a window from Pyramidobacter sp. YE332. Protein-coding genes within it:
- a CDS encoding pyridoxal phosphate-dependent aminotransferase — encoded protein: MSLNLNREIAAIVPSASMVTMAKAKRLKAVDAEIVDLAGGEPDFDTPKKICDELFRQINAGYTHYTVGNGLPELREKIAAKLRTENGCAGYDADSVIVTPGGKYAIYAAVRALVNPGDEVMYLTPGWVSYPAIAQAAAAVSVAVPLDPDGGYRITEEALEAKVTSKTRLLIVNYPNNPTGRVLTRPEAEILRGFMLRHPDVVLLSDEMYDKILFDGNENISPASCADIALRVVTVNGFSKCVAMTGWRIGYMAASPGIVKVAGKLFQHTISCTSGFIQKAAAMAFKCGEEIEAMRRTYQERRDFFVGGLNAVPGVHCEMPEGAFYAWTKFDLPGMDSNQGGEYILNNAKVVGVPGVSYGEEKGCWMRFSFATDDAQLRRAVENIARMMKGLRK
- a CDS encoding OmpH family outer membrane protein codes for the protein MKRLMQAAVLFLTFAMSAAASATEIAVVDTEKLLVQSEPGKLGRAHLEAVQKVLQKGYNDLRALYRGQENTAEAQNAVAQGQAALERQMEVERAAVTSVLQSELMASVETWRKKNPKFHAVMARQLLLDAAPRLDVTDAVLKEMNRRRPKFAALPTVTVKKPEVPAKAEQASAEAK
- a CDS encoding dicarboxylate/amino acid:cation symporter, whose amino-acid sequence is MNFWSKLSMSRKIVVMMCVGIAAGIYWGPAVTVIKPVGDLFLRLLKMLIVPLVFFTLVAGVTSMESPGSLKKIGGFIVAFYLLSSLVFAAMGTGVALALRPGRGAEGVLGSVVKEVTVGRYSAIDTILNWIPENPVASMANMNMIQVIFFALITGVALLHLKDRVPAAIAFFRNMADVMIKITEFVMGFAPYGIGALVACVAGTIGGKMMTAIAKFFVADYAAILAGMFVVYPLALKIWNVPALRFFKHVAPAMLVAATTTSSAATLPMEMNIAEEKLGLDESVYGFSLPLGNTMNMNGMAAAFGVIAVFAFDIFGVEITPLRLVQTVLLGLMLAVGAAGVKGAGIVMSAVFFESLGLPLGLVPILAAIWPVIDIPHTTGNVTGDMVGTMAACARFGKVDWNVFNADA
- the ilvD gene encoding dihydroxy-acid dehydratase, with the protein product MGQWKGRDADDPQEAYWAGLMNSCGYRVKDLHKPVIGIVNSYADVNPGHRPLKDLANFVKEGIWAAGGVPAEFNVPAPCDGMAQGDGMHYILPQRDLIAGSAEAMVNAHGFDGLVFMCSCDKIVPGMLMAAASLNKPTLFLTCGSMMPWETQERTFVTPDLKESIGERAVGAISEETFSEYREKICHSCGTCSMYGTANTMGVFAEAIGVCPIDSTTMLFCSSGKYKQARDVGERIVELTREGVRFRDVVGEGSLKNGLRHIAATGGSTNAQLHVCALAKVMGIKLDIGDFDAIQRDVPCIAKFKPSSKYNIYDYYKAGGVGATLKAIERHLDRAAKMAMGGTMGDLLDRFSRAVDPAVIHSESAPLYPDGCFAVLYGNIAPGGCIVKKSGVDPEMFHHRGPAVCFESEEELRRCMIDRSVKPGCVLVIKYEGPKGGPGMREMSIPAAMLVGMGLHKSCAMITDGRYSGATRGPCIGHVTPEAWDGGPIAAVQDGDMIEIDIDRRSIHLEVSDEEIARRLENVTKPDHPAKGVLAAYRKMVNGTDSGCTWLY
- a CDS encoding LysR family transcriptional regulator, which codes for MDSFDIELFRAIISSRSITQASQALLLSQSAISQRLLRLEQELGIKLIDRQKGIRRVEITAQGMRFLELAEKWENSYQEILRLKDTEPDQSLVIASPDSLINFVLGPFLKRLPGLGYFPRLRTQQSLEIYDLVDNKEADVGFVFRDARYVNIVTRSVLREPISMICRPGSPWNEHAVHPQQLRKQDEIYLAWSPTIQQWHDYWWNPSTHPVVHVDTPAALLNYLAPGTWAMCPESVVAAYRDTQEIEIHAFAENPPDRECFLILHKSPGSGRTKMIARFERHLDAFLRTLPYHV
- a CDS encoding RraA family protein, which gives rise to MSTIGCRIRTDFPRPPRELVELFRGVPVANIDDCMNRMAAVDAAIRPLNAAPLLGTAFTVKVAEGDNLMFHKAMDMAQPGDVFMIDAGGCTERSIFGELMLTYCKVRGVAGVVVDGAVRDAGAIAGMDLPVYARGVTPNGPYKNGPGEINYPISLGGMIVTPGDIVVGDADSVLVIRPGEAEDLAKAARAVVEKEATIMAGILRGEYPRPWVDAKLGELGCTVE
- a CDS encoding IS30 family transposase; translated protein: MCPDFKEEVCPQLSVPPYVCNGCPNRHRCTLKKRIYSAKSANDSYEKTLHEAREGFNISDAELADIDSFFSPLIKQGQSLYHIIRNNRDTVPCSESTARRLLLSGILEARKIDLPRAVRFKKRKGKRNNMKVDKKCREGRTYNDFLSFSEKHPDMLITEIDSVVGTAGGKVLLTVILRNCNFMLAFLRDKNTAQSVEQIFTMLFTLLGRKRYKSMFQVLLADNGTEFSNPTAIEKGPDGERKSYMFYCNPQAPQEKPKVENNHTLIRRILPKGTTFDNLSQTDINLMMSHINSYGRKKFNGKSPAEIFINLYGEDVLHLLGLELIPPQDICLKRTLLAGK
- a CDS encoding IS5 family transposase (programmed frameshift), with amino-acid sequence MEERRYELTSSEWNRIKRMLPPEHPKSGQRGRPAKYDNRRIINGILWLARSGAPWRDLPERYGKWQAVYARFRLWKQRGIFEAIFAALSADADMENLSIDSTSCKVHQSANGRGKTPEGGKKGQAIGMSRGGKNTKIHAIVDGLGNPLALLLSPGNDHDSRHAVSLLGQAEIRGSNVIGDKAYGSQAIREYITSREGSYTIPPKSDNPEPWFIDEHVYKERHLVECFFQKIKWFRRIFTRYDKLDASFFAFVLVAASVILLK
- a CDS encoding LysR family transcriptional regulator, whose product is MTTGQEMFLLAAQELSFSRAAKRAFVTPQCLSDHIRRLEERYGVKLFHRRPRLELTREGRTLRDYLSRIAQLEENMALEMEDVSAGMRGTVRLGIPLTRGRIFIPRIMPEFQRRFPRVDVKIALRDTRDLQKMTVEGTLDLFVGVGAEHSPLFRFVPIAAEPLYLVVPEPQLSRAFPDCDESAAAKLRRSGADLTPFADVPFVQGNDMSTTTLLVRELWQKSGLKPNLHVEVSNFDIMLDLCRQCGCATICSRGQLHRLKGQKRREKPGERLRVFPLRDKNRLAVELVTPRSARPAKFISALGQMLVETMKSEDAALEQWLRAGEPGTKAEKTALPQE